A single Cucumis melo cultivar AY chromosome 4, USDA_Cmelo_AY_1.0, whole genome shotgun sequence DNA region contains:
- the LOC103503962 gene encoding uncharacterized protein LOC103503962: protein MRKLCPNFDKENGLETVLEVPIPEEMFTNMGTNAALRWQNLRALMKAQSTADSLIKSSSHLSAASNNEFMALLKLVGSPLIPFQVHLDLTFNCSFRDYSIEASTAKYIVQQYVAATGGQAALNSVNSMYAVGQVKMVGSAMQQGEDSVHARGKCEVGGFVLWQKNPDLWYLELVVSGYKVSAGSDGKVAWNQSSSQPCHANKGPPRPLRRFFQGLDPRYTANLFQDAVCIGEKTINKEDCFILKLETAAELLKSQSTPHVEIVHHTIWGYFSQRTGLLVQFEDTKLVRMKAGKRNDSVFWETSIASTIEDYRYVDNINIAHGGRTTARLHRYGEALNHRRKIEESWRIEEVDFNICGLSMDCFLPPADMKRDQCDVGEQEAGES from the exons atgaGGAAACTCTGTCCTAATTTCGACAAAGAAAATGGCCTCGAAACCGTTCTTGAAGTCCCCATTCCTGAAGAAATGTTCACCAACATGGGCACCAACGCCGCTCTCCGTTGGCAAAATCTCCGTGCCTTAATGAAAGCTCAATCCACCGCCGATTCTCTCATCAAATCTTCCTCTCATCTCTCAGCTGCTTCCAATAACGAATTCATGGCTCTTCTCAAACTCGTAGGATCTCCTTTAATCCCTTTCCAAGTTCATCTCGATCTCACCTTCAATTGCTCTTTCCGTGATTACTCCATC GAGGCGTCGACGGCGAAGTATATTGTGCAGCAATATGTGGCGGCGACGGGAGGACAAGCGGCGTTGAACTCGGTGAATAGTATGTATGCCGTTGGACAAGTGAAAATGGTGGGATCGGCGATGCAACAAGGGGAAGATAGTGTACACGCGAGGGGGAAATGTGAGGTTGGGGGATTTGTGTTGTGGCAGAAGAATCCGGACCTTTGGTACCTTGAGCTTGTGGTGTCTGGTTATAAGGTTAGTGCCGGAAGCGACGGCAAGGTGGCTTGGAATCAGTCTTCTTCGCAGCCTTGTCATGCTAATAAAGGTCCTCCCAGACCTCTCCGCCGCTTCTTTCAG GGATTAGACCCGCGGTACACGGCGAATTTGTTCCAAGACGCCGTATGCATCGGAGAGAAAACCATAAACAAAGAAGACTGTTTCATTCTAAAACTAGAGACGGCAGCGGAGTTGCTTAAATCACAAAGCACGCCGCACGTCGAGATCGTTCACCACACAATTTGGGGTTACTTCAGCCAGAGAACCGGCCTCCTTGTCCAATTTGAGGACACCAAGCTCGTCAGAATGAAAGCCGGCAAGCGAAACGACAGCGTTTTCTGGGAGACCAGCATTGCTTCCACCATCGAGGATTACCGATACGTCGACAATATTAACATTGCGCATGGGGGCCGGACGACGGCCAGGTTGCATCGGTACGGTGAAGCGCTGAACCACCGGAGGAAAATAGAGGAGAGTTGGAGAATTGAAGAGgttgattttaatatttgtggTTTGTCGATGGATTGCTTCTTGCCTCCGGCGGATATGAAGAGGGATCAATGCGACGTCGGAGAACAAGAGGCGGGAGAGAGCTAA